In Spodoptera frugiperda isolate SF20-4 chromosome 4, AGI-APGP_CSIRO_Sfru_2.0, whole genome shotgun sequence, a single window of DNA contains:
- the LOC118272836 gene encoding uncharacterized protein LOC118272836, translating to MEWLVTDDGKYSIESLSATTFPGALRVITESFFQDETVCIGTEVNKNPVAAEELLELCADVALDGVSLVAIAIDSGEVVSVAFNKIQVATPDPSEKPFFEIFAEERCTQPSSRALIEWMAEIDGKCNFFEKYNIDCSLEIMFLATLREHRHQRLGRDLCSASIELAKKLKNGPVSQMSVQDLGPNYSHMPARKPITRVPKICQALWTAEPTQKIGKALNFEVGMRVSFNEFYYDGKSYGERLGREVFAEAAAIRLD from the exons GAAAGTACAGCATAGAATCTCTGTCAGCTACTACTTTCCCCGGGGCATTACGA GTTATAACAGAATCCTTCTTTCAAGATGAAACTGTGTGTATAGGAACAGAAGTTAACAAGAATCCTGTGGCAGCAGAAGAGTTGTTAGAACTGTGCGCAGACGTAGCACTGGATGGCGTATCATTGGTAGCTATTGCTATCGACAGCGGAGAAGTTGTATCTGTGGCTTTCAATAAGATACAG GTGGCAACACCAGATCCTTCAGAAAAACCCTTCTTTGAAATATTCGCAGAAGAACGCTGTACCCAACCATCATCGCGCGCACTTATTGAGTGGATGGCAGAAATCGACGGCAAATGTAACTTTTTTGAAAA ATACAACATCGACTGCAGTCTCGAAATAATGTTCCTAGCTACACTGCGAGAGCACAGACATCAGAGACTTGGCAGAGACCTGTGCAGCGCCTCAATAGAACTGGCAAAGAAACTGAAGAATGGACCCGTTTCTCAAATGTCGGTGCAAGATTTAGGGCCGAATTATTCCCATATGCCCGCTAGAAAGCCAATAACCAGAGTTCCTAAGATCTGTCAAGCTTTATGGACTGCGGAGCCAACACAGAAAATTGGCAAGGCCTTAAATTTCGAAGTCGGGATGCGTGTATCGTTTAATGAATTTTACTACGATGGGAAATCTTATGGAGAAAGGTTAGGGAGAGAAGTCTTTGCTGAAGCTGCTGCTATTCGACTTGATTGA